The genome window GAAAACCAATCCCCCCATTACCGGAAAGCCCGTTATGATTACCAAAGCCCAATACCAAGCCCAAGCCGCGCAAGGCTACAACCGCATCCCCCTCGTGCAAGAGCTGCTCGCCGATTTGGACACCCCGCTCTCGCTGTATCTCAAACTCGCCAACCGCCCGTTCAGCTATCTGCTGGAATCGGTGGTGGGCGGCGAACGCTTCGGGCGCTATTCGTTTATCGGGCTGCCCTGCCGCGACTACATCAAAGTATCGGGCAGCCGCACCGAAATCTATCAAGACCACCGGCTCGTGCAAACGCACCACGGCAACCCGCTGCACATCATCGAACAATACCACGCCCAATTCAAAACCCCCGACATCCCCGGCCTGCCCCGTTTTACCGGCGGGCTGGTGGGCTACTTCGGCTACGAAAGCATCTACCATTTCGAACACATTGCCCACCGTCTGCGGCAGCCTGAAAAACACAACCCGCTGAACACGCCCGACATACTGCTGATGCTGTCGCAAGAGCTCGCCGTGGTAGACAATTTAAGCGGCAAAATCCACCTGATTGTGTATGCCGACCCCAGCCATCCGCAAGGCTACGAAACCGCCCGCGCCAAGCTGGAAAGCCTGCGCGAAAAACTGCGCCAAAGCGTGGCCATCCCGCTCTCGCTCGGCAGCCGGCGCACCGTGCCGCAGCATCTCACCGGCGAAGAAACCTTCAAAAGCTATGTGCGCCGCGTGCGCGAATACATCCTCAACGGCGACTGCATGCAAGTCGTTCCCGCGCAAAGCATGAAACTGCCGTTTACCGACCACCCCCTGCACCTTTACCGCGCCCTGCGCACGCTCAACCCCTCGCCGTATTTGTTTTACTACGATTTTGGCGATTTCCACATCGTCGGCTCGTCGCCCGAAATTCTGGTGCGCCGCGAGCGCGACAAAGTGGTGGTGCGCCCCATCGCCGGCACACGGCTGCGCGGCGCAACACCCGAGCAAGACCTTGCCAACGAGCGGGATTTGCTCAAAGACCCCAAAGAAATCGCCGAACACACCATGCTCATCGATTTGGGGCGCAACGACGTGGGGCGCATCAGCCAAATCGGCAAAGTCGCCGTAACCGACAAAATGGTGGTGGAAAAATATTCGCATGTGATGCACATCGTTTCCAACGTGGAAGGCAGCCTGAAACCCGACACCA of Kingella oralis contains these proteins:
- the trpE gene encoding anthranilate synthase component I, whose translation is MITKAQYQAQAAQGYNRIPLVQELLADLDTPLSLYLKLANRPFSYLLESVVGGERFGRYSFIGLPCRDYIKVSGSRTEIYQDHRLVQTHHGNPLHIIEQYHAQFKTPDIPGLPRFTGGLVGYFGYESIYHFEHIAHRLRQPEKHNPLNTPDILLMLSQELAVVDNLSGKIHLIVYADPSHPQGYETARAKLESLREKLRQSVAIPLSLGSRRTVPQHLTGEETFKSYVRRVREYILNGDCMQVVPAQSMKLPFTDHPLHLYRALRTLNPSPYLFYYDFGDFHIVGSSPEILVRRERDKVVVRPIAGTRLRGATPEQDLANERDLLKDPKEIAEHTMLIDLGRNDVGRISQIGKVAVTDKMVVEKYSHVMHIVSNVEGSLKPDTSNMDILAATFPAGTLSGAPKVRALEIIEELETTKRNIFGGAVGVWGFNNDMDLAIAIRTAIVQNGELFVSSGAGIVADSVEESEWQETQNKARAVLRAAEMVQDGLDK